The following coding sequences are from one Musa acuminata AAA Group cultivar baxijiao chromosome BXJ1-6, Cavendish_Baxijiao_AAA, whole genome shotgun sequence window:
- the LOC135676296 gene encoding heavy metal-associated isoprenylated plant protein 28-like: protein MPMVEMWVHIDCPGCENKIRKALSKLQGVDAVEIDMAMQRVTVIGWADQKKVLEAVRKTRCTAVLCPYPLNAETNVQAQEYYHLQHPTPAHRLLFNVAPRSYNYHKHGYDDSSLHGYYQEPSQTHIIGDEARARFSDDNPTACSVM, encoded by the exons ATGCCG ATGGTGGAGATGTGGGTGCACATCGACTGCCCCGGGTGTGAGAACAAGATACGAAAGGCCCTCTCGAAGCTACAAG GGGTGGACGCTGTGGAGATAGACATGGCGATGCAGAGGGTGACGGTGATCGGGTGGGCGGACCAGAAGAAGGTGCTCGAGGCGGTGAGGAAGACGAGGTGCACGGCGGTGCTGTGCCCGTATCCTCTGAACGCGGAGACCAACGTCCAGGCGCAGGAGTACTACCATCTGCAGCACCCGACCCCGGCTCACCGTCTCCTCTTCAACGTCGCTCCGCGGTCTTACAACTACCACAAGCACGGGTACGACGACTCCAGCTTGCATGGCTACTACCAGGAGCCGTCACAAACCCACATCATCGGAGACGAGGCTCGCGCTCGCTTCAGCGATGACAACCCTACTGCTTGCTCCGTCATGTAG